The Bacteroidota bacterium genome has a window encoding:
- a CDS encoding OmpA family protein, with the protein MKSSKKLIFTCLFAICSLFVSAQRGPTWQADQAWTKGDYYDAALLYKKAFTKEKNKAKKAEIIFKVGEAYRMVNDSKNQEVWYAKAIKANYKNPEVFLRYADALKLNSKYDEAIVQYQKYVAANPADPRGDFGVRSSQQAQKWKDKPTRLKLENTAMINTKYNDFGVTYSKKDKRSILFTSSRQEAMGKNNDGGTGEKFQDLFEATVDKKGKWSSPKPLLEPVNSNDNEGSACMDPNGNLLYFTRCEVEKGKYGICQVWFTKRKGQTWEDPKLIPLAADSFTVGQPCLSADEQTLYFVSDMSGGQGGKDIWLTRWNKDKKSWGTPENLGGRINTEDDEMFPFITSDGTLYFSSKGHLGMGGLDIFSSKMSGSNWSEPQNLKYPTNSAADDFAYVLNEVAGDRGFLSSNREGGKGGDDIYAWTLPPLVFTVSGKVFDADTREPIAGASIELFGSDGSSIPFKTDATGTYKFDLKPETSYKLSAIMSNYLNKYLEVSTVGLEQSKDFIGDFDFALRSTLRAIELPEVYYDLAKWDLRPESKKALDGLVSVLKENPTIVIELGSHTDSRPIPMTNDTLSQRRAESVVKYLIKSGIEAERLVARGYGASQPRSLDRDMGSFKKGDVLNDPFISGLKSVKLKEEAHQLNRRTEFKVLRTNFVKGQTGSENINLNEPASGLIIENNDLKAKEDASAPTKVEVKEVQKTEAPKVEEKKGPGEIYTCKKGDTYTAVAKQYSMTVKDLKALNGLKSEVIYEGMELKVDPAGDYSEYDKKFTTLEKGDDSWKALAKRLSLKDSDLKKLNKGIDDDSFRPGKRIRIAK; encoded by the coding sequence ATGAAATCAAGCAAGAAGCTGATTTTCACATGCTTATTTGCAATCTGCAGCCTCTTTGTCAGCGCCCAGCGCGGACCCACCTGGCAAGCTGACCAGGCCTGGACCAAAGGCGACTATTACGACGCTGCCTTGTTGTACAAGAAGGCTTTCACAAAGGAGAAGAACAAGGCAAAGAAGGCCGAGATCATTTTCAAGGTTGGCGAAGCCTACCGGATGGTCAACGACAGCAAGAATCAGGAGGTTTGGTACGCCAAGGCGATCAAAGCCAATTACAAGAATCCGGAGGTTTTCCTGCGTTATGCCGACGCCTTGAAACTCAACAGCAAGTACGACGAAGCGATCGTTCAGTACCAGAAGTATGTCGCAGCCAATCCGGCCGACCCGAGAGGCGACTTCGGCGTTCGTTCCAGCCAACAGGCGCAGAAATGGAAAGACAAACCGACCCGTCTGAAACTGGAGAATACCGCGATGATCAACACCAAGTACAATGATTTTGGTGTTACGTATTCAAAGAAAGACAAGCGCTCCATTCTCTTCACTTCTTCCCGTCAGGAAGCGATGGGTAAGAACAACGATGGCGGAACCGGCGAAAAGTTTCAGGATCTTTTTGAAGCTACGGTCGATAAGAAGGGAAAATGGTCCTCGCCCAAGCCGCTGCTGGAACCGGTCAACTCCAACGACAACGAAGGCTCCGCCTGTATGGACCCCAACGGCAATCTGCTTTATTTCACGCGTTGCGAAGTGGAGAAAGGTAAATACGGCATTTGCCAGGTATGGTTTACCAAGCGTAAGGGCCAGACCTGGGAAGACCCTAAACTGATTCCGCTTGCAGCCGACAGTTTCACGGTCGGGCAACCCTGCCTCTCTGCCGACGAACAAACACTCTATTTCGTTTCCGATATGAGCGGTGGACAGGGCGGCAAGGACATCTGGCTGACCCGCTGGAATAAGGACAAGAAATCCTGGGGCACTCCTGAAAATCTGGGCGGCCGCATCAATACCGAAGATGACGAGATGTTCCCGTTCATCACCAGCGACGGCACCTTGTACTTCTCTTCGAAAGGCCATTTGGGCATGGGCGGTCTCGACATCTTCTCCTCGAAGATGAGTGGCAGCAACTGGAGCGAACCACAAAACCTCAAGTATCCAACCAACTCCGCGGCCGACGACTTCGCTTATGTATTGAATGAAGTGGCGGGCGACCGTGGCTTCCTGAGCTCGAACCGCGAAGGCGGCAAGGGCGGTGATGACATCTACGCCTGGACGCTCCCTCCGCTCGTCTTCACGGTTTCCGGTAAAGTATTCGATGCCGACACCCGTGAACCAATCGCAGGCGCATCCATCGAATTGTTCGGCAGCGACGGCAGCTCGATCCCGTTCAAGACCGATGCGACCGGCACCTACAAATTCGACCTGAAGCCGGAGACCAGCTACAAGCTGAGCGCCATCATGTCCAATTACCTCAACAAATATCTGGAGGTTTCCACGGTCGGGCTGGAGCAGTCCAAGGACTTCATCGGTGATTTCGACTTCGCTCTCCGCTCCACCTTGCGCGCGATCGAATTGCCGGAAGTCTACTACGATCTCGCCAAGTGGGATCTTCGTCCGGAGTCCAAGAAAGCGCTCGACGGACTGGTGTCGGTGCTGAAAGAAAACCCGACGATCGTGATCGAACTCGGATCACACACCGACTCCCGCCCGATCCCGATGACCAACGACACGCTCTCCCAGCGTCGCGCAGAGTCGGTTGTGAAATACCTGATCAAATCCGGCATCGAAGCCGAACGCCTGGTCGCCCGTGGTTACGGCGCTTCCCAGCCGCGTTCACTCGATCGTGACATGGGCAGTTTCAAGAAGGGCGATGTGCTGAACGACCCGTTCATCAGCGGCTTGAAATCCGTCAAACTGAAAGAAGAGGCGCATCAGCTGAATCGTCGTACCGAATTCAAGGTACTGCGCACCAACTTCGTCAAAGGACAAACCGGCTCCGAGAACATCAACCTGAACGAACCGGCCAGTGGTCTGATCATCGAGAACAACGACCTGAAGGCGAAAGAAGACGCCAGCGCACCCACCAAGGTCGAAGTGAAGGAGGTCCAGAAAACCGAAGCGCCTAAAGTGGAGGAGAAAAAAGGACCCGGCGAGATCTACACCTGCAAGAAAGGCGACACGTACACCGCCGTAGCCAAGCAGTACAGCATGACCGTGAAAGACCTCAAAGCCCTGAACGGCCTGAAGTCGGAAGTGA
- a CDS encoding M3 family metallopeptidase, whose protein sequence is MNFQNATAAGELLQTEQSSATTNPLMEKWTGNYGGVPPLDKIQVAHFKPALEAAMKENLAEIDKITANAAAPSFDNTIVEMERSGKLLDRVQTIYGIWSSTMSTKDFQGVEEEMEPKLAAFYDQIVQNEKLFQRIEKVYTDEAAMKALTPEQKRLTWNYYTNFTRAGAKLDAKSKARLSEINQELASLFTKFSQNQLHDEMEIRLVLTSKEDLAGLPQSLVDAAAAAAKEPGTWVIRNTRSSVEPFLTYSSRRDLREKAWRMFVNRGDNGGEFDNNSIITNILKLRAERAKLLGYSTHAHWRLENSMAKTPERAVELMEKVWTPAVARVKEEVADMQAQAEKEGDKITIEPWDYRYYAEKVRKAKYDLDQDEVKQYCQLEKLREGMFWVAGELFDFEFTPVTDVPVNHPDVRVWQVKEKTSGKAIGLWYFDPYAREGKRSGAWMNSYRNQQRVDGEILTIVSNNSNFVKGKPGEPVLISWDDANTLFHEFGHALHGLCSNVTYPSLSGTNVVRDYVEFPSQLLEHWFSTPEVLKRFALHHKTNEPIPGELVARIEKAATFNQGFITTEFLASALVDMKLHLEGGAEIDPDKFERVTLEKLGMPKEIVMRHRTPQFGHVFSSDGYSAGYYSYLWADVITADAYEAFTEAGGPYDKSVGAKLKKEIFSVGNTLDPAEAYRNFRGRDAKIDGLMRDRGFPLTN, encoded by the coding sequence ATGAACTTCCAAAACGCCACTGCGGCAGGTGAGCTGCTGCAAACGGAGCAAAGTTCCGCTACCACAAACCCGCTCATGGAGAAATGGACGGGAAATTACGGCGGGGTTCCGCCCCTGGATAAGATCCAGGTTGCCCATTTTAAGCCGGCCTTGGAAGCCGCGATGAAGGAAAACCTTGCCGAGATCGACAAGATCACGGCGAATGCCGCAGCGCCATCGTTTGACAATACCATCGTTGAAATGGAACGTTCCGGAAAATTGCTGGACCGTGTGCAGACGATCTACGGTATCTGGAGTTCGACCATGTCGACCAAGGATTTCCAGGGTGTAGAGGAGGAGATGGAGCCGAAGCTCGCGGCGTTCTACGACCAGATCGTGCAGAACGAAAAGCTTTTCCAGCGGATCGAAAAGGTTTATACCGACGAAGCGGCGATGAAGGCTTTGACGCCCGAACAGAAGCGTCTGACCTGGAACTACTACACCAACTTCACCCGCGCCGGTGCCAAGCTGGACGCTAAATCGAAAGCGCGTCTGTCGGAAATCAACCAGGAACTTGCTTCGCTCTTCACCAAGTTCAGTCAGAATCAGCTCCACGACGAGATGGAGATTCGTCTGGTACTGACCAGCAAGGAGGATCTGGCCGGCTTGCCCCAATCACTCGTCGACGCAGCCGCGGCTGCAGCGAAGGAGCCGGGTACCTGGGTGATCCGCAACACGCGTTCTTCTGTCGAACCGTTTCTGACCTATTCCTCCCGACGTGACCTGCGCGAAAAGGCCTGGCGTATGTTCGTCAACCGTGGCGACAACGGTGGCGAGTTCGATAACAATTCGATCATCACCAACATTCTGAAGCTGCGCGCCGAGCGAGCCAAACTGCTCGGATATTCGACGCATGCCCACTGGCGCCTCGAAAATTCCATGGCTAAAACTCCGGAGCGCGCGGTCGAACTGATGGAGAAGGTCTGGACGCCGGCCGTTGCCCGGGTAAAGGAAGAAGTAGCTGATATGCAGGCGCAGGCGGAGAAAGAGGGCGATAAGATCACGATCGAACCCTGGGACTATCGCTACTATGCTGAAAAGGTCCGTAAGGCAAAGTACGACCTGGATCAGGATGAGGTGAAGCAATATTGCCAACTGGAAAAACTCCGCGAAGGAATGTTCTGGGTTGCCGGTGAACTCTTCGATTTTGAATTCACCCCGGTTACCGATGTTCCGGTCAATCATCCGGATGTCCGCGTATGGCAGGTAAAAGAAAAGACCTCCGGCAAAGCCATTGGCCTTTGGTACTTTGATCCCTATGCCCGTGAAGGAAAACGATCGGGTGCCTGGATGAACTCCTACCGCAACCAGCAACGCGTCGATGGGGAGATTTTGACCATCGTATCGAATAACTCCAACTTCGTCAAGGGCAAACCCGGTGAGCCGGTATTGATCTCCTGGGATGATGCCAACACCCTGTTCCATGAGTTCGGCCACGCGCTGCATGGTCTCTGCTCGAACGTAACCTATCCCTCCTTGTCAGGAACGAATGTTGTACGCGATTACGTAGAATTCCCTTCCCAGTTGCTGGAGCACTGGTTCTCGACTCCCGAGGTTCTCAAGCGTTTTGCCCTGCATCACAAGACCAACGAGCCCATTCCGGGTGAACTTGTCGCACGCATTGAAAAGGCTGCCACCTTCAACCAGGGCTTTATCACGACCGAATTCCTCGCAAGCGCGTTGGTCGACATGAAACTGCACCTCGAGGGCGGAGCGGAGATCGATCCGGACAAATTCGAGCGTGTAACGCTTGAAAAGCTCGGGATGCCCAAGGAGATCGTCATGCGTCACCGCACTCCCCAATTCGGTCACGTATTCTCCAGCGACGGCTATTCCGCCGGCTATTACAGCTACCTGTGGGCCGATGTGATCACGGCCGATGCGTACGAGGCGTTCACCGAAGCCGGTGGGCCCTATGACAAATCGGTTGGCGCGAAATTGAAGAAGGAGATTTTCTCTGTAGGAAACACCCTTGATCCCGCAGAGGCATACCGCAACTTCCGCGGTCGTGACGCGAAGATCGATGGACTGATGCGCGACCGCGGATTTCCGCTCACGAACTAA